One Pseudodesulfovibrio cashew DNA window includes the following coding sequences:
- the mreC gene encoding rod shape-determining protein MreC, which translates to MTRPKKIAAVFVAGLFVYLSMYTWNLRTGHLDALSSYTGLDISGFLLRPGLWVKESVTGFWERYVYLVDLKRKNDELVASVAGLKRENLLLRDKAEASERLERMLGFRPPEGWDFSGARIIAHRMGPAGVLDTMTVDQGSLDGAERDMPAVTLDGVAGRVLETGAKTSILLLLTDPNSHIAVLGESNRSPGMLTGQGYGQPLKLRFVNLNASIDPGEILVSSGLSGIYPKGLPVARVTKVQRSDISLFLSVEAEPLVDVSKQEEVLLLERRTDDGEPELVNENGNGGGESGEGDAGAE; encoded by the coding sequence GTGACCAGGCCCAAGAAAATCGCAGCCGTCTTCGTCGCAGGACTCTTCGTGTACCTGTCCATGTATACATGGAACCTGCGCACGGGGCATCTTGATGCCCTGTCCAGCTATACGGGGCTGGACATATCGGGATTTCTCCTGCGGCCCGGCCTGTGGGTCAAGGAGAGCGTGACCGGGTTCTGGGAGCGATACGTCTACCTGGTGGACCTCAAACGCAAGAACGATGAACTCGTCGCTTCGGTGGCCGGGCTCAAACGTGAGAATCTGCTCCTGCGGGATAAGGCCGAAGCCTCGGAACGCCTGGAGCGGATGCTGGGATTCCGTCCTCCCGAAGGGTGGGACTTCAGCGGCGCTCGGATCATCGCCCATCGCATGGGGCCCGCAGGGGTGCTCGACACCATGACCGTGGATCAGGGCAGCCTGGACGGGGCGGAGCGGGATATGCCCGCCGTCACCCTTGACGGCGTGGCCGGACGCGTTCTGGAGACGGGAGCCAAGACTTCCATTTTACTGCTGCTGACCGACCCCAACTCCCACATCGCGGTCCTGGGCGAGAGCAACCGGTCCCCGGGCATGCTCACCGGACAGGGTTACGGCCAGCCGCTCAAGCTGCGTTTCGTCAATCTCAACGCCAGCATCGACCCCGGCGAGATTCTGGTTTCCTCCGGGCTTTCCGGCATCTACCCCAAAGGGCTGCCCGTGGCACGGGTGACCAAGGTCCAGCGTTCGGATATCTCGCTGTTTCTTTCGGTCGAGGCCGAGCCGTTGGTGGATGTCTCCAAACAGGAGGAGGTCCTCCTGCTTGAGCGCAGAACCGATGACGGCGAACCCGAGCTGGTCAACGAAAATGGCAACGGCGGCGGAGAGAGCGGGGAAGGAGATGCCGGTGCCGAGTAG
- the mrdA gene encoding penicillin-binding protein 2 produces MSDLYNQAAQQPPRTGLFLLQALILGVFCLFSVRLWYLQIHQGEDFARRAIENQLRQESVFSPRGLIRDRNGELLAVNEPAYALGLIREDCPDIDKTLHQVAAWTGADFESLKAVYAKKRKRVKPFEPLTLVPDLSFGQVALIDANKLRWPGLEVQVRPRRRYLYGKLLAHVLGYVAEANEEELGKEPELALGDNVGKQGIEYMLEDRMRGVKGLVQYEVDVNGRRLQERVLKHPRAGHEISLSIDLGLQKVAMDWLAEEAGGVAVIDADTGQLWALATSPSYDSNDFTVGLSSKQWAALRDDPLHPMQNRVIQSVYPPGSVFKHVVAGAGLHYGAIDPYETVVCNGAVRLGKHIFRCWRKGGHGKVDMEKALVQSCDVYFYKLGKKLSVDRMSEFAQACGFGEKTGILLPHEKGGNIPTREWKRKRFGEAWQGGDNLNMAIGQGYTLVTPLQVARFFAGVLNGGKLLKPLLLKDEKTEVQGKIPLTGSQLARLRNALIETVNDDHGTCRRIRTKGVAVGGKTGTAQVVRLTDELKALKDDEIPYRFRDHGWMAAIAEKDGRRFAIAVLVEHGLHGGSGAGPVVKAVIDYLFQNEVHKNPEARKAKARAAKLIKLPAKPKPKSKPKSKSAGGAHAN; encoded by the coding sequence ATGTCGGATCTCTATAACCAGGCCGCCCAGCAACCTCCTCGCACCGGACTTTTCCTGCTCCAGGCTCTGATCCTGGGCGTGTTCTGCCTCTTCTCGGTCCGGCTCTGGTATCTCCAGATCCATCAGGGCGAAGATTTCGCCCGCCGCGCCATTGAAAACCAGCTTCGCCAGGAGTCGGTGTTTTCTCCCAGAGGACTCATTCGTGACCGTAACGGCGAGTTGCTGGCAGTAAACGAGCCCGCCTACGCCCTGGGACTCATCCGTGAGGACTGTCCGGACATCGACAAGACCCTGCACCAGGTGGCCGCCTGGACAGGCGCGGACTTCGAATCGCTCAAGGCCGTGTACGCGAAAAAGAGAAAGCGGGTGAAACCCTTCGAGCCTCTTACCCTGGTGCCGGACCTGTCTTTCGGCCAGGTCGCCCTCATCGATGCCAACAAGCTGCGCTGGCCCGGGCTGGAGGTCCAGGTCAGGCCTCGCCGCCGCTACCTTTACGGTAAACTCCTGGCCCACGTGCTCGGGTACGTGGCCGAGGCCAACGAGGAAGAGCTGGGCAAGGAGCCCGAGCTGGCCCTGGGCGACAATGTGGGCAAGCAGGGTATCGAGTACATGCTCGAGGACCGCATGCGCGGGGTCAAAGGGCTGGTCCAGTACGAAGTGGACGTCAACGGCAGACGGCTGCAGGAGCGCGTTCTCAAACACCCCCGCGCCGGACACGAAATTTCCCTGTCCATCGATCTCGGCCTCCAGAAGGTGGCCATGGACTGGCTGGCTGAAGAGGCAGGCGGCGTGGCGGTCATCGACGCCGATACCGGCCAGCTCTGGGCGCTGGCCACTTCCCCGTCCTACGACTCCAACGATTTTACGGTCGGGCTTTCGTCCAAGCAGTGGGCCGCGCTGCGCGACGATCCGCTCCACCCCATGCAGAACCGCGTCATTCAGTCCGTGTACCCGCCAGGATCGGTCTTCAAGCATGTGGTCGCCGGGGCAGGACTCCACTACGGGGCCATCGACCCTTATGAAACCGTGGTCTGCAACGGCGCGGTACGGCTCGGCAAGCATATCTTCCGCTGTTGGCGCAAGGGCGGCCACGGCAAGGTCGACATGGAAAAGGCCCTGGTCCAGTCCTGTGACGTCTATTTCTACAAGCTCGGCAAGAAACTCTCCGTGGACCGCATGTCCGAGTTCGCCCAGGCCTGCGGTTTCGGCGAGAAAACCGGTATCCTGCTGCCGCATGAGAAGGGGGGGAACATCCCCACCCGCGAGTGGAAGCGGAAGCGGTTCGGCGAGGCCTGGCAGGGGGGCGACAACCTGAATATGGCCATCGGCCAGGGCTACACCCTGGTCACCCCGCTTCAGGTGGCCCGCTTCTTCGCCGGCGTCCTTAACGGCGGCAAGCTGCTCAAGCCGCTGCTGCTCAAGGACGAGAAGACCGAGGTGCAGGGAAAGATCCCGCTGACTGGCAGCCAGCTTGCACGGCTCAGGAATGCCCTGATCGAGACAGTGAACGACGACCACGGCACCTGCCGCCGCATCCGCACCAAGGGCGTGGCCGTTGGCGGCAAGACCGGCACGGCCCAGGTGGTGCGGCTGACCGATGAACTCAAGGCCCTCAAGGACGACGAGATTCCCTACCGCTTCAGGGATCACGGATGGATGGCTGCCATCGCGGAAAAGGACGGCAGACGTTTCGCCATCGCCGTTCTCGTGGAGCACGGCTTGCACGGCGGGTCCGGCGCGGGTCCGGTAGTCAAGGCGGTCATCGACTACCTGTTCCAGAACGAGGTCCACAAGAACCCCGAGGCCCGCAAGGCAAAGGCGCGCGCCGCCAAGCTGATAAAGCTTCCCGCCAAACCCAAGCCGAAATCAAAGCCCAAATCCAAATCCGCGGGAGGCGCGCATGCCAATTGA